The proteins below come from a single Sphingomonas carotinifaciens genomic window:
- the hisA gene encoding 1-(5-phosphoribosyl)-5-[(5-phosphoribosylamino)methylideneamino]imidazole-4-carboxamide isomerase, producing the protein MSLIVFPAIDLKGGQVVRLAEGDMDRATVYGDDPAHQAELFATSGAQHLHVVDLDGAFAGRSVNGDAVRGIVSRFPGHVQLGGGIRTPESVEQWFDLGVSRVVIGTAALENPDFVRDMARAFPGGIVVAVDARDGMVATKGWADVSTVTATDLARRFEDAGVAALLFTDVGRDGLLKGCNVEATVDLARSVDIPVIASGGVAGIGDIHMLAVHHRDGVEGVITGRALYDGRLDLAAAISVANAA; encoded by the coding sequence GTGAGCCTGATCGTCTTTCCCGCCATCGATCTGAAGGGTGGCCAGGTCGTCCGCCTCGCCGAAGGCGACATGGACCGTGCCACCGTCTATGGCGACGATCCCGCGCACCAGGCCGAATTGTTCGCGACAAGCGGCGCGCAGCATCTCCATGTCGTCGATCTCGACGGCGCCTTTGCCGGCAGGTCGGTGAACGGCGACGCGGTGCGCGGCATCGTGTCGCGTTTTCCGGGCCATGTGCAACTGGGCGGCGGCATCCGCACGCCCGAAAGCGTGGAGCAATGGTTCGATCTCGGCGTGTCGCGCGTCGTGATCGGTACCGCCGCACTCGAAAACCCCGATTTCGTCCGCGACATGGCACGCGCCTTCCCCGGCGGCATCGTCGTCGCGGTCGATGCCAGGGACGGCATGGTCGCGACCAAGGGCTGGGCGGACGTCTCCACCGTCACTGCCACTGACCTTGCCCGCCGGTTCGAGGATGCCGGCGTCGCCGCTTTGCTCTTCACCGATGTCGGCCGCGACGGGTTGCTCAAGGGCTGCAATGTCGAGGCGACGGTCGATCTCGCGCGCAGCGTCGACATCCCCGTCATCGCCAGCGGCGGCGTCGCGGGGATCGGCGACATCCACATGCTCGCCGTCCATCACCGCGATGGGGTGGAAGGCGTCATCACCGGCCGCGCGCTCTACGACGGCCGGCTCGACCTCGCCGCGGCGATCAGCGTGGCGAACGCGGCATGA
- the hisH gene encoding imidazole glycerol phosphate synthase subunit HisH codes for MTLALIDIESGNLHSVENALRAAGATDIVITADPDVVARADRIVLPGVGAFGACAANLRRVDGLEEALRTAALDRARPFLGVCVGMQLLADAGEEMGTHRGLGWVPGRVRRLEPGTMAAKVPHMGWNDVVPTTGHPLIVPGEAYFLHSYAFEGEHVLATTDHAGPVTAAIGRDTVIGVQFHPEKSQRYGIDLLSRFLEWQP; via the coding sequence GTGACGCTGGCGCTGATCGATATCGAATCGGGCAACCTGCATTCGGTGGAAAACGCGCTGCGTGCCGCCGGCGCGACCGATATCGTCATCACCGCCGACCCGGACGTGGTGGCAAGGGCGGACCGCATCGTCCTGCCCGGTGTCGGCGCGTTCGGGGCATGTGCGGCCAATCTGCGCCGGGTCGACGGACTGGAGGAAGCCCTGCGCACCGCCGCGCTGGACCGCGCCCGCCCGTTCCTCGGCGTCTGCGTCGGCATGCAGTTGCTGGCCGACGCCGGCGAGGAAATGGGCACGCATCGCGGGCTCGGCTGGGTTCCCGGCCGCGTCCGGCGGCTGGAGCCCGGCACGATGGCGGCCAAGGTGCCGCACATGGGCTGGAACGACGTGGTGCCGACCACCGGCCACCCGCTCATCGTGCCCGGCGAGGCCTATTTCCTGCACAGCTATGCCTTTGAGGGCGAGCATGTCCTCGCCACCACCGACCATGCCGGTCCGGTCACCGCCGCGATCGGCCGCGACACGGTGATCGGCGTGCAGTTTCACCCCGAGAAGAGCCAGCGCTACGGCATCGATCTTCTTTCCCGTTTCCTGGAGTGGCAACCGTGA
- the hisB gene encoding imidazoleglycerol-phosphate dehydratase HisB: MRTATVHRATAETAIDVTVNLDGTGCYANETGIGFLDHMLDQLARHSLIDLEVKVAGDLHIDGHHTTEDAGLAIGQAFAKALGDKRGIRRYGEALSPMDETLTRIALDISGRPWLVWNATFTVQSLGTLQTEMIEHFFHSFAQEAGITLHVDLLHGHNNHHIAESLFKGLARALRMAVEIDPRKADAVPSTKGVL, encoded by the coding sequence ACCGTCAACCTCGACGGGACAGGCTGCTATGCCAACGAAACCGGCATCGGCTTTCTCGACCACATGCTCGACCAGCTTGCCCGCCATTCGCTGATCGACCTGGAGGTGAAGGTCGCGGGCGACCTGCATATCGATGGCCACCACACCACCGAGGATGCCGGGCTGGCGATCGGACAGGCCTTCGCCAAGGCGCTGGGCGACAAGCGCGGCATCCGCCGCTACGGCGAGGCCTTGTCGCCGATGGACGAGACGCTGACCCGCATCGCGCTCGACATTTCCGGGCGGCCCTGGCTCGTCTGGAACGCGACGTTCACCGTTCAGTCGCTCGGCACGCTGCAGACCGAGATGATCGAGCATTTCTTTCACAGCTTCGCGCAGGAGGCGGGCATCACCCTCCACGTCGATCTGCTGCATGGTCACAACAACCACCACATCGCCGAAAGCCTGTTCAAGGGCCTGGCGCGGGCGCTGCGCATGGCGGTGGAGATCGACCCGCGCAAGGCGGACGCCGTCCCCTCGACCAAGGGCGTGCTGTGA